The Thermoflavifilum sp. genome contains a region encoding:
- the murC gene encoding UDP-N-acetylmuramate--L-alanine ligase, which translates to MKLNGADIKRVYFIGIGGIGMSALARYFHEHGVKVSGYDRTPSALCRELEQEGISIHYDENLDAIDHQADMVVYTPAVPADHSELLYYRHQGYPLFKRSEVLGMICKSMNTIAVAGTHGKTTTTTLIAHILRHCGRTPYAFLGGISANYHTNYWRGIEPIVVAEADEYDRSFLQLQPYIAVVTATDADHLDIYGTVEAMQDAYLQFAQQLKPGGYLIYHKGIAREHEWRKIATWSYHLSDQKADFYAVDVRIHDGAYHFNVRACEILIEDLCLHTGGLYNVENAVAAIAVVRQLGIEAEQIREAIQLFKGVKRRFEYVLKREDIVFIDDYAHHPQELKALLTSARALYPGRPLHIAFQPHLYSRTRDLAQEFAASLDLADEVWLLPIYPARELPIAGVSSELIRDKMQKAKVSCVDKDALIVQIAEKKPSLFITAGAGDIDQLIPKIVHIYQSNTYAA; encoded by the coding sequence ATGAAACTCAACGGTGCAGATATTAAACGCGTTTATTTCATTGGCATAGGCGGCATTGGCATGAGTGCACTGGCCCGTTATTTTCATGAACATGGAGTAAAGGTCAGTGGATATGATCGCACACCATCAGCACTATGCAGGGAATTGGAGCAGGAAGGCATATCCATTCATTATGATGAAAACCTTGACGCCATCGATCATCAGGCCGATATGGTTGTGTACACGCCTGCTGTTCCGGCCGATCACAGCGAATTACTCTATTATCGGCATCAGGGTTATCCGTTGTTCAAACGCAGCGAAGTATTGGGCATGATCTGCAAAAGCATGAACACCATAGCCGTTGCGGGTACACACGGGAAAACCACGACCACTACATTAATTGCGCATATACTCAGGCATTGCGGGCGAACGCCTTATGCTTTCTTAGGCGGGATTTCTGCCAATTATCACACCAATTACTGGCGTGGAATTGAGCCCATTGTCGTAGCGGAAGCAGATGAATATGACCGTTCTTTTCTGCAGCTGCAACCTTATATCGCTGTGGTTACAGCCACAGACGCCGATCATCTGGATATTTATGGTACAGTGGAAGCCATGCAGGATGCCTATTTGCAATTTGCACAACAATTGAAGCCAGGAGGATATTTAATTTATCATAAAGGTATAGCCCGGGAACATGAATGGCGAAAAATTGCCACATGGAGCTATCATCTAAGCGATCAGAAAGCAGATTTTTATGCTGTTGATGTACGCATTCATGACGGCGCTTATCATTTTAATGTACGCGCATGTGAAATACTCATCGAAGACCTGTGTTTGCATACGGGTGGACTTTACAATGTGGAGAATGCAGTGGCGGCCATTGCCGTAGTAAGACAATTAGGCATTGAAGCGGAGCAAATCAGGGAAGCGATTCAACTTTTTAAAGGTGTGAAACGTCGTTTTGAATATGTTTTAAAACGCGAGGATATTGTATTCATTGATGATTATGCGCATCATCCGCAGGAATTAAAAGCTTTATTAACCAGTGCAAGAGCTTTGTATCCCGGTCGGCCTTTGCACATAGCTTTCCAGCCGCACCTGTATTCCCGTACGCGTGATCTGGCACAAGAATTTGCTGCCAGTTTAGACCTGGCGGATGAGGTGTGGCTTTTGCCTATTTATCCAGCAAGAGAATTGCCCATTGCGGGTGTGAGCAGCGAACTGATTCGTGATAAGATGCAAAAGGCAAAAGTAAGTTGTGTGGATAAAGATGCGCTGATTGTGCAGATTGCCGAAAAAAAACCTTCGCTGTTCATCACAGCGGGAGCCGGTGATATCGATCAGCTCATTCCGAAGATTGTACATATTTATCAATCCAATACCTATGCAGCGTAA
- a CDS encoding KUP/HAK/KT family potassium transporter, with product MSKPTSHLRKATLGGLLVALGIVYGDIGTSPLYTFAAIVRGQPIQELLVVGGASLIIWTLTMQTTIKYVVLTLRADNKGEGGIFSLYALIRRHAKWAVIFAMIGGAGLLADGLITPPISVTSAIEGLGLPQGDTVKIVLFIITSLFVIQQFGTEWIGRFFGPIMCIWFLMMALVGLPHLLKDPSVLRAFNPYYGLKLLYVYPKGFLILGAVFLCTTGAEALYSDLGHCGRANIRFSWIYVKTCLILSYLGQSAWLLSHKGEIISENISPFYAIMPGWFLPFGIVIATAATIIASQALISGSYTLVSEAMRLNLWPKLKINYPTEEKGQLYVPGINLLLFIGCVSAVLLFQRSSAMEAAYGITITVCMLMTSFLFAVYLYAHRVKPIWIGLYLVVYLTIEFSFLFSNLVKFVHGGYFSIFVGGLLFLVMYVWYKSRKIRNRYVEFVRLEDYLPLLQELSNDQSIPKYATHLVYLTSANHPREIEHKIIYSIFNKKPKRADIYWFVHVDVLDDPYTCEYVVDTIIPNEVIRIEFRLGFRVEQRINLMFRKVVEDMVQNREVNITSRYESLSKNNVVGDFRFIVIEKFLSHENDLPIYERLMMRGYFLLKKISLSEERGFGLDPSYVTVEKFPLVIAPVTNLNLKRVYEQEKTT from the coding sequence GTGAGCAAACCAACTTCTCATCTTCGGAAAGCCACACTTGGTGGTCTGCTCGTGGCCCTTGGTATTGTGTATGGAGATATCGGTACTTCCCCGTTGTACACTTTTGCGGCTATTGTCAGAGGGCAACCCATCCAGGAATTGTTGGTGGTCGGTGGAGCTTCCCTGATCATCTGGACATTAACGATGCAAACAACGATCAAGTATGTCGTACTCACCTTGCGGGCTGATAACAAAGGAGAAGGTGGCATTTTTTCATTATATGCGCTTATCCGCCGACATGCGAAGTGGGCGGTGATTTTTGCTATGATTGGCGGAGCAGGGTTGCTGGCCGATGGATTGATCACGCCGCCTATTTCGGTTACTTCGGCTATCGAAGGGCTGGGCTTGCCGCAGGGTGATACGGTAAAAATTGTGCTGTTCATCATCACCTCCCTGTTTGTGATCCAGCAGTTCGGTACCGAGTGGATCGGACGTTTCTTTGGTCCCATTATGTGCATCTGGTTTCTGATGATGGCTCTGGTAGGGCTTCCTCATCTATTAAAAGATCCAAGTGTATTAAGGGCGTTTAATCCATATTATGGCCTTAAGCTGCTATATGTTTATCCAAAAGGTTTTTTGATTCTGGGTGCGGTGTTTCTCTGCACAACAGGAGCTGAAGCGTTGTATTCCGATCTGGGGCATTGTGGGCGAGCCAATATTCGCTTCAGCTGGATATATGTGAAAACCTGTCTGATTTTGAGCTATTTAGGGCAAAGCGCCTGGTTGCTTTCGCATAAAGGTGAAATCATTTCCGAGAATATCAGTCCTTTTTATGCAATCATGCCCGGTTGGTTTTTGCCATTTGGAATTGTGATCGCTACAGCCGCAACCATCATCGCCAGTCAGGCCCTGATCTCCGGTTCCTATACGCTGGTGAGTGAGGCCATGCGCCTGAATTTATGGCCCAAACTCAAAATCAATTATCCGACGGAAGAGAAAGGACAGCTTTATGTGCCGGGCATTAATTTGCTGCTATTCATTGGTTGTGTGTCGGCCGTATTATTGTTCCAGCGCTCATCGGCCATGGAAGCCGCTTACGGCATCACCATCACCGTGTGCATGCTCATGACTTCGTTTTTATTTGCCGTATATCTGTATGCTCATCGGGTAAAGCCCATCTGGATTGGACTATACCTGGTGGTATACCTCACCATTGAATTTTCTTTCCTGTTTTCCAACCTGGTTAAATTCGTACATGGTGGTTATTTCTCCATTTTTGTGGGCGGACTGCTGTTTCTGGTGATGTATGTATGGTATAAATCCAGGAAAATCCGCAATCGATATGTGGAGTTTGTAAGGCTCGAAGATTATTTACCGTTGTTGCAGGAATTGAGCAATGATCAGAGTATTCCTAAATATGCGACTCATCTGGTGTATTTAACCAGTGCCAATCACCCGCGTGAAATCGAACACAAAATCATCTATTCTATTTTCAATAAAAAACCCAAACGCGCCGATATTTACTGGTTTGTTCATGTGGATGTGCTCGACGATCCTTATACCTGCGAATATGTTGTGGATACCATTATTCCCAATGAAGTGATTCGCATTGAGTTCAGGCTGGGCTTCCGGGTAGAGCAACGTATCAATCTCATGTTTCGCAAAGTAGTGGAAGATATGGTACAAAACCGGGAGGTGAATATCACCAGCCGCTATGAATCACTCAGCAAAAACAATGTGGTGGGCGATTTCCGGTTTATTGTAATCGAAAAGTTCCTTTCTCACGAAAATGATTTGCCGATTTATGAGCGATTGATGATGCGTGGATATTTCCTGTTGAAAAAAATCAGCCTTTCCGAAGAACGTGGATTCGGGCTGGATCCCAGCTATGTCACTGTAGAAAAATTCCCGTTGGTGATAGCTCCCGTTACCAATCTTAATTTAAAACGGGTTTATGAACAGGAGAAAACCACATAA
- the murG gene encoding undecaprenyldiphospho-muramoylpentapeptide beta-N-acetylglucosaminyltransferase — translation MNEQKGSYRIIISGGGTGGHIFPAIAIARALQQRESDMQILFVGAKGKMEMEKIPQAGYAIRALDIRGMDRGKWWKNITLPYFVLKSLLQARNILHEFKPHAVVGVGGYASFPILFAAQQKGIDTFIQEQNSYAGKANQWLGKKATRVFVAYEGMDRFFPPEKIMITGNPVRQDILSTHISRDEACRYFELDPQLPVVLVVGGSQGARSINLAILQKIELLISHRIQLIWQTGKWNFEEIQQRLQSTTTSSSYHKRIKIMPFIDDMAKAYAAADVVVSRAGAIAIAELSVMQKPAILVPFPFAAEDHQTHNATMLVEQQAACMISDAEAGEKLVPTIITLCVDEEKRNTLREHIRKWAIRDADQRIADAILQVLQQKRYRSSSSKQNPINHHS, via the coding sequence ATGAACGAACAAAAGGGATCATATCGAATTATCATCAGCGGCGGGGGGACGGGTGGACATATCTTTCCGGCCATCGCCATTGCGCGTGCATTGCAACAACGCGAGTCCGATATGCAAATTTTGTTTGTTGGGGCAAAAGGTAAAATGGAGATGGAAAAAATTCCGCAAGCCGGCTATGCCATTCGTGCACTCGATATCAGGGGGATGGATCGTGGTAAATGGTGGAAAAATATCACGCTTCCTTATTTTGTGTTGAAAAGCCTGTTGCAGGCCAGGAATATTTTACATGAGTTCAAACCGCACGCGGTGGTGGGTGTGGGCGGCTATGCCAGTTTTCCGATATTGTTTGCTGCCCAGCAAAAAGGAATCGATACATTTATCCAGGAACAGAATTCCTATGCCGGAAAGGCCAACCAGTGGCTGGGGAAAAAGGCTACGCGGGTTTTTGTAGCCTATGAGGGGATGGACAGATTTTTTCCGCCTGAGAAAATTATGATTACCGGCAATCCGGTAAGACAGGATATTTTATCGACGCATATTTCCAGAGACGAAGCATGTCGATATTTTGAACTGGATCCACAACTCCCTGTCGTATTGGTTGTGGGAGGCAGTCAGGGCGCTCGTTCCATCAATCTGGCCATTTTGCAAAAAATTGAATTATTGATCTCCCATCGCATTCAATTGATCTGGCAAACGGGCAAATGGAATTTTGAAGAAATACAGCAGCGGCTTCAATCAACTACCACATCATCATCGTATCATAAGCGGATCAAAATCATGCCCTTTATCGATGATATGGCAAAAGCTTACGCAGCGGCCGACGTGGTGGTATCTCGTGCAGGAGCAATCGCCATTGCTGAATTATCTGTGATGCAGAAGCCGGCTATTCTGGTACCTTTCCCGTTTGCAGCAGAAGATCATCAAACGCATAATGCAACCATGCTGGTTGAACAACAGGCAGCCTGTATGATTTCCGATGCAGAGGCGGGCGAGAAGCTGGTGCCTACCATCATTACCTTATGTGTTGACGAAGAAAAACGAAATACTTTACGCGAGCATATTCGCAAATGGGCGATACGAGATGCCGATCAACGGATCGCTGATGCAATCCTGCAGGTTTTACAACAAAAACGATATCGGTCGTCAAGTTCAAAACAAAATCCCATAAATCATCATTCATGA
- a CDS encoding cell division protein FtsQ/DivIB — protein sequence MQRNRKSYRIHAGWLIASMLLSASLVVLFVFAAQQNQRQICRGIIVEHMRTGSHPEFISASDVLKTIRNFHPEGKPLHQIDLHAMELVLQQIPWMQHVVMFFDTHGKLHVRYAQRIPLLLVYTTDRKSFYLDKEGHQIPVSDQYRPDVPIVTGWFSLNHQHDSVLTQRLTQIGILLMDNRFWNAQVQQIAIQPDGRLLMIPTVGPVIQLGKAERFNLQCRVLQAFYEQVLLKGYMQVYDTVDVSVPSQIMAIRKSMPADTQLRQLQFAHQDTNGGQPRVAMMPITNQQSVFLHHTQKPLIP from the coding sequence ATGCAGCGTAACCGAAAATCATATCGGATACATGCAGGCTGGCTGATAGCAAGTATGCTGTTATCGGCAAGCCTGGTGGTATTGTTTGTATTTGCTGCACAACAAAATCAACGACAGATCTGCAGGGGTATTATCGTAGAACATATGCGCACGGGATCACATCCCGAATTTATTTCTGCATCGGATGTATTGAAAACAATTCGCAATTTTCATCCTGAAGGGAAACCGCTGCATCAGATTGATCTGCATGCCATGGAGCTGGTTTTGCAACAAATTCCATGGATGCAGCATGTGGTCATGTTTTTCGATACCCATGGTAAGCTGCATGTGCGTTATGCGCAAAGAATACCTCTGTTGCTGGTATATACGACGGATAGAAAATCATTTTATCTCGATAAAGAAGGCCATCAGATCCCTGTTTCAGATCAATATCGTCCTGATGTACCCATCGTCACCGGCTGGTTTTCATTGAACCACCAGCATGATAGTGTGCTTACACAACGACTCACACAGATCGGCATTTTGCTTATGGACAATCGTTTCTGGAATGCCCAGGTGCAGCAAATCGCGATTCAACCTGATGGACGTCTGTTGATGATCCCTACTGTAGGGCCGGTGATTCAACTGGGAAAAGCCGAACGATTTAATCTGCAATGCAGGGTATTGCAGGCTTTTTATGAACAGGTGCTGTTAAAAGGTTATATGCAGGTGTATGATACTGTGGATGTGTCGGTTCCTTCACAAATCATGGCCATTCGCAAATCCATGCCCGCAGATACACAGCTCCGGCAATTGCAGTTTGCCCATCAGGATACCAATGGCGGACAGCCACGTGTGGCCATGATGCCCATAACAAATCAGCAATCCGTATTTCTTCATCATACTCAAAAACCTTTAATACCATGA
- the ftsA gene encoding cell division protein FtsA — translation MSKSSPIIVGLDIGTTKIAVIAGRKNEFGKLEILGFGRADSFGVQHGMVLNIEQTIRAIQNALQRCYESNPDLIIEEVYVGIAGQHIQSLQTRGEMIRTDIESEISKQEIEQLINDQYKTYIPTGDQIIDVIPQEFSVDQYQNITNPVGYSGIKIGASFHIITGNKLAIRNIYRSVEKAGLHVKDLVLQPLASAAAVMCDQDLEAGVAIVDIGGGTTDMAVFYEGVLRQTVVIPYGGENITNDIKNGLGVLRTQAEQMKVQFGSALADEAKSNAYITIPGLRGQQPREISVKNLAHIIQARMQEILDFVMYHLRQIGLDSKYLNGGIILTGGGSQLKHLIQLTEYVTGLSARIGYPNEHLASGHPEELARPMYATCIGLILKGLHDYENHPEAFEAHFKPINVLKHEQPVQPPSEMAGPSHQEERQVAARNSRLRAFLDNIKSGIIELFRDEEDKTI, via the coding sequence ATGAGTAAATCATCTCCCATCATCGTCGGACTTGATATAGGCACTACAAAAATCGCCGTGATTGCAGGAAGAAAAAATGAATTCGGAAAGCTTGAAATCCTGGGATTCGGCAGAGCCGATTCTTTCGGCGTGCAGCATGGTATGGTGCTGAATATTGAACAAACCATACGTGCCATTCAAAATGCCCTTCAACGTTGCTATGAATCCAATCCCGATTTAATCATCGAAGAAGTATATGTGGGTATTGCAGGCCAGCATATCCAGAGCTTGCAAACACGCGGTGAAATGATTCGGACCGATATTGAATCGGAAATTTCTAAACAGGAAATTGAGCAATTAATCAACGATCAGTATAAAACCTATATTCCCACAGGAGATCAAATCATTGACGTCATTCCACAGGAGTTTTCGGTAGATCAATATCAAAATATTACCAATCCTGTGGGTTATTCGGGAATTAAGATCGGTGCAAGTTTTCACATCATCACCGGAAACAAACTTGCCATACGAAACATTTACCGTAGTGTGGAAAAAGCAGGCTTGCATGTAAAAGACCTGGTGCTACAGCCACTGGCTTCGGCAGCTGCTGTGATGTGCGATCAGGATCTGGAAGCAGGTGTGGCTATTGTAGATATCGGTGGTGGCACTACAGATATGGCCGTGTTTTATGAAGGCGTATTGCGGCAAACGGTGGTCATTCCTTATGGAGGTGAGAATATTACCAACGATATTAAAAATGGATTAGGGGTGTTGCGTACGCAGGCCGAGCAAATGAAAGTGCAATTCGGCTCCGCACTTGCCGACGAGGCGAAAAGCAATGCCTATATTACGATTCCGGGTTTGCGCGGACAACAGCCCAGAGAAATTTCAGTGAAAAATCTGGCACACATCATCCAGGCACGCATGCAGGAAATCCTTGACTTCGTCATGTATCACCTGCGACAGATCGGGTTGGATAGCAAATATTTAAATGGAGGTATTATCCTCACCGGTGGCGGATCTCAGCTCAAGCATCTGATTCAGCTTACGGAATACGTAACCGGCCTCAGTGCCAGAATCGGCTATCCCAACGAACATCTGGCCAGCGGTCACCCTGAAGAACTGGCACGACCTATGTATGCTACCTGCATCGGGCTGATTTTAAAAGGATTGCATGATTATGAAAATCATCCGGAAGCCTTTGAAGCTCATTTCAAGCCCATCAATGTATTAAAGCATGAGCAGCCCGTGCAGCCACCGTCGGAAATGGCCGGCCCCTCGCATCAGGAAGAACGGCAGGTTGCAGCCAGAAACAGCCGGCTGAGGGCATTTCTGGACAATATTAAATCAGGTATCATCGAACTGTTCCGCGATGAAGAAGATAAAACAATATAA
- the ftsZ gene encoding cell division protein FtsZ has protein sequence MIHFDLPKEKSSIIKVIGIGGGGSNAVNYMYSLGIEGVDFIVCNTDAQALANSPVPNKVQLGPSLTQGLGAGANPEIGKQATEESLEEIRRILEVNTKMVFITAGMGGGTGTGGAPIVARICRELGILTVGIVTMPFSYEGRRRMQQAEMGIQNLKEYTDTLLIISNDKLRHQFGNLPFKAAFAKADNILAIAAKCITDVINQHGHINVDFADVCTAMRNGGVAILGSATASGENRAQKAIEMALNSPLLNDNDIHGAKWVLLNITSSEGEYEHTIDEMDIIQSYIQTQAGDQCDVILGVGYDQSLGEQIGVTIIATGFEQKPFVRQVREKDHQKMVEPKITVVLGKENEEEKLWKPQTPDQPEIDALAPKLIDPESPTTSRNSASAGMLSLFDEPVDQKNMPSSKPMTGPTGGSRIYAQTPTVRPESASSQERPSDGQPEEMKLVYKDEPPSTPAAPTQQSTQELNDPDACSKQYERMRKLKQLSYPLSPSAEIEEIPAFIRQGLSIQQDIPPADPHQLSGLSVQADPGGPGKSSISTLNTFLDGKKPD, from the coding sequence ATGATCCACTTTGATCTCCCCAAAGAAAAGTCCTCCATCATTAAAGTGATTGGTATCGGCGGAGGCGGCAGCAATGCGGTGAATTATATGTACAGCCTGGGTATTGAAGGTGTTGATTTTATTGTATGCAACACCGATGCGCAGGCGTTGGCCAATAGCCCGGTTCCGAACAAAGTGCAGCTGGGCCCTTCCCTCACACAGGGGTTGGGTGCAGGTGCAAACCCAGAAATCGGCAAACAGGCTACAGAAGAATCGCTTGAAGAAATTCGACGTATCCTTGAGGTGAATACCAAAATGGTATTCATTACCGCCGGTATGGGTGGGGGCACCGGTACAGGAGGAGCGCCTATTGTGGCCAGGATCTGCCGCGAACTGGGTATTCTTACCGTTGGCATCGTTACCATGCCATTTTCTTATGAAGGCCGCAGGCGTATGCAACAGGCCGAAATGGGGATTCAAAACCTTAAGGAATACACTGATACGCTGCTGATTATTTCAAACGACAAGCTGCGTCATCAATTTGGAAATCTGCCCTTTAAAGCTGCTTTTGCGAAAGCCGATAATATCCTGGCTATTGCTGCCAAATGTATTACAGATGTAATCAATCAACATGGACATATTAATGTTGACTTTGCAGACGTATGCACGGCAATGCGAAACGGCGGGGTGGCAATTTTAGGATCTGCAACGGCAAGTGGAGAAAATCGTGCTCAGAAAGCCATCGAAATGGCGCTTAATTCACCTTTGTTAAATGATAATGATATCCACGGCGCCAAATGGGTGTTACTGAACATCACCTCCTCTGAAGGAGAGTACGAACATACCATCGATGAAATGGATATTATCCAGTCGTATATCCAGACTCAGGCCGGCGATCAATGCGATGTGATTCTGGGTGTGGGCTACGATCAATCGCTGGGCGAGCAGATAGGTGTAACCATCATTGCAACAGGATTTGAACAAAAACCCTTTGTGCGTCAGGTACGAGAGAAAGATCATCAGAAAATGGTTGAACCGAAAATCACCGTCGTGCTTGGAAAGGAAAATGAAGAAGAAAAATTATGGAAACCTCAAACCCCGGACCAACCTGAGATCGATGCGCTTGCGCCCAAACTCATTGATCCGGAATCACCCACAACCTCACGTAATTCTGCTTCTGCCGGGATGCTCAGCCTTTTCGATGAACCGGTTGACCAGAAAAATATGCCATCCAGCAAACCGATGACCGGCCCTACGGGTGGTTCGCGCATCTATGCACAGACGCCCACGGTTAGACCCGAGTCGGCATCATCTCAGGAACGGCCATCCGATGGGCAACCGGAAGAAATGAAGCTGGTGTACAAAGATGAGCCTCCATCGACTCCTGCCGCCCCTACTCAACAGTCCACGCAGGAGCTCAACGATCCGGACGCCTGTTCCAAACAATATGAGCGCATGCGAAAACTCAAACAGCTCAGCTATCCGCTTTCTCCCTCAGCTGAAATTGAAGAAATACCGGCCTTTATTCGGCAGGGTTTATCTATTCAACAGGATATACCCCCTGCCGATCCGCATCAACTCTCCGGATTGAGCGTACAGGCTGATCCAGGGGGGCCGGGCAAATCGTCAATCAGCACGCTGAATACCTTTCTGGATGGGAAAAAACCCGACTGA